The genomic region AAAGCTTTTCGCCGCCGCCTTTACCAAATACATATTCTTTTTCACCTGTCACTTTACTTTCGAAGTAAGACATGTTCTCGATAACCCCAATAATTTCATGCTCCGTTCTTAATGCCATCGCACCTGCACGGGCTGCTACAAAAGCGGCTGTAGGGTGTGGGGTGGTTACTATGATTTCTTTACAGGATGGCAGCATGGTATGAATATCAAGTGCCACATCACCTGTGCCTGGCGGTAAATCAAGCAGTAAATAATCTAATTCTCCCCATTCTACTTCCGAAAAGAAGCTATTTAACATTTTGCCAAGCATTGGTCCTCTCCAAATAACTGGAGCATTGTCCTCGACAAAGAAGGCCATTGAAATAACTTTGACTCCAAAACGGTCTACAGGAATGATCTTATCCCCTTTTACCTGAGGCCGGTTTGGAATCCCCATCATATCCGGTACACTAAACCCGTAAATATCCGCGTCAATAATACCTACCCGTTTCCCTAATCGGGCTAAGGCAATCGCCAGGTTAACAGACACCGTTGATTTTCCAACTCCGCCTTTACCACTCGCAATCGCAATAAAAGTAGTATCGCTATTTAATAATGAAGTCCCGCTGCCAGCACGCTTAAGCTGTCCTCTAAATTTCTCAAGAACTTCTTCAGGCAGTTCCGTAAAGCGTAATCCGACCGATTCTGCTCCAGAACGTTTTAATACGTCGACAATCTTTCCTTGTAGCTGTAATTGCTCGGCCGTTCCTGTCTTGGCAATTGCTACTTTAAGACTGACGTGATTTTTTTCTTCCTTAATTTTGATTTCGGTAATACCATTGGTTTCTCGAAGTGATTTATTTAAGAAAGGATCTTTTAGTTCTTGCACTAAAGCCCGTACTTTTTCCTCCGTTAACACGTCTAACCCACCTCTTTTATGTATTCGTTTCCATATAGCTATTATAACATAGCTCTTCCAATTATTCTCTTATCCTGTTTGGTCATTCATCTTACTCATATAAAAACTCGCCAGCTTAGGGCGAGTTTAATCGTCTTTGGGTTCCTCGTAATTCACCTCTGAAAAATACCGGAGGATTCCTTTATATATAGATGCTGCCAGCATTTCTTGATATGCCTCATTTTGAAGATTCCCCCGTTCGATCGAATTCGATAAGAACCCCACCTCAACTAGGACCCCGGGTTTTTCAGCATGTTTGATTAAGAA from Bacillus oleivorans harbors:
- a CDS encoding Mrp/NBP35 family ATP-binding protein codes for the protein MLTEEKVRALVQELKDPFLNKSLRETNGITEIKIKEEKNHVSLKVAIAKTGTAEQLQLQGKIVDVLKRSGAESVGLRFTELPEEVLEKFRGQLKRAGSGTSLLNSDTTFIAIASGKGGVGKSTVSVNLAIALARLGKRVGIIDADIYGFSVPDMMGIPNRPQVKGDKIIPVDRFGVKVISMAFFVEDNAPVIWRGPMLGKMLNSFFSEVEWGELDYLLLDLPPGTGDVALDIHTMLPSCKEIIVTTPHPTAAFVAARAGAMALRTEHEIIGVIENMSYFESKVTGEKEYVFGKGGGEKLSEELRAPLLGQLPLEQPDWNKEEFAPSVYEADERLGKIYLEIAEKLVNQLEK